A single genomic interval of Stenotrophomonas sp. ZAC14D1_NAIMI4_1 harbors:
- a CDS encoding CBS domain-containing protein has product MNVRELLQSKKEAVITIDSEDTIGAAAHKMSANKIAALVVMKDEVPVGIISEKDIVRSLADDGPQAGRRVISTVPTTGLEGIAPEATLKQAMSLMTYSRRRHLMVTDGNRLIGILSLGDIVKNVLGELELEKAVLQDIYMAAH; this is encoded by the coding sequence ATGAACGTCCGCGAACTCCTGCAATCCAAGAAAGAAGCTGTCATCACCATCGATTCGGAAGACACCATCGGTGCCGCCGCCCACAAGATGAGCGCGAATAAAATCGCTGCCCTGGTGGTGATGAAGGACGAGGTGCCGGTCGGCATCATCTCCGAGAAGGACATCGTGCGCAGCCTGGCCGACGACGGCCCGCAGGCCGGCCGCCGGGTGATTTCCACCGTGCCGACCACCGGGCTGGAAGGCATCGCGCCGGAGGCCACGCTGAAGCAGGCCATGTCCCTGATGACCTACTCGCGCCGCCGCCACCTGATGGTCACCGATGGCAACCGCCTGATCGGCATCCTCAGCCTGGGCGATATCGTGAAGAACGTGCTGGGCGAGCTGGAGCTGGAAAAAGCCGTGCTGCAGGACATCTACATGGCGGCCCACTGA